The Pseudomonas pergaminensis nucleotide sequence TTCACCGGCAACCGCGACGAGGTCCGCCGACAAACGGTAAAGGCCGCGTTAGAGGGCTTGTTGCGACGAGCTGCAGCAGAAATAGAAAATCAGGGGTAGGCGATCTCCGATCTTTGTGGAACAATACTGTCTACTTATACAGGTGTTGGCCGACCAGGCCTTATTGATTACGTGAGGACTTTAATGGACGACAACAAGAAGAAAGCCTTGGCTGCGGCCCTGGGTCAGATCGAACGTCAATTCGGCAAGGGTGCCGTAATGCGTATGGGCGATCACGACCGTCAGGCGATCCCGGCTATTTCCACTGGCTCTCTGGGTCTGGATATCGCGCTCGGCATTGGCGGCCTGCCAAAAGGCCGTATCGTTGAAATCTACGGTCCTGAATCTTCCGGTAAAACCACCCTGACCCTGTCGGTGATTGCCCAGGCGCAGAAAATGGGCGCCACCTGTGCGTTCGTCGACGCCGAGCACGCCCTCGATCCTGAATACGCCGGCAAACTGGGCGTCAATGTTGACGACCTGCTGGTTTCGCAGCCGGACACTGGTGAGCAAGCCCTGGAAATCACCGACATGCTGGTGCGTTCCAACGCCATCGACGTGATCGTAGTCGACTCCGTGGCTGCCCTGGTACCGAAGGCTGAAATCGAAGGCGAGATGGGTGACATGCACGTGGGCCTGCAAGCCCGTCTGATGTCCCAGGCGCTGCGTAAAATCACCGGTAACATCAAGAACGCCAACTGCCTGGTGATCTTCATCAACCAGATCCGTATGAAGATCGGCGTGATGTTCGGCAGCCCGGAAACCACCACCGGTGGTAACGCGCTGAAGTTCTACGCTTCGGTCCGTCTGGATATCCGCCGTACTGGCGCGGTGAAAGAAGGTGACGAGGTTGTGGGTAGCGAAACCCGCGTTAAAGTCGTGAAGAACAAAGTGGCTCCGCCGTTCCGTCAGGCTGAGTTCCAGATTCTCTACGGTAAGGGTATCTACCTGAACGGCGAGATGATCGACCTGGGCGTACTGCACGGTTTCGTTGAAAAATCCGGTGCCTGGTATGCCTACAACGGCAGCAAGATCGGCCAAGGCAAGGCCAACTCGGCCAAGTTCCTGGCGGACAACCCGGACATCGCTGCCACGCTTGAAAAGCAGATCCGCGACAAGCTGCTGACCGCAGCGCCAGACGTGAAAGCTGCCGCCAACCGCGAGCCGGTTGAAGAAGTGGAAGAAGCTGACACTGATATCTGAAGCAAACGATGACCGTTGTACTGGATACACTCGTCGCCGTTCGGCGCACCGCAATGGACCTGCTCGCTCGCCGCGAGCATGGTCGGGTCGAGCTGACGCGTAAACTGCGTCAGCGCGGCGCGGAGCCCGAGATGATCGAAACAGCCCTCGACCGCCTGACGGAAGAGGGGCTGCTTTCCGAATCCCGTTACCTCGAAAGTTTTGTCTCCTACCGAGCCCGCTCCGGCTACGGCCCGGCGCGTATTCGCGAAGAGCTGAGTCAGCGAGGCCTGCAACGCGCAGATATCGACCTTGCCTTGCGTGAATGCGGGATCAACTGGCAGGCGCAGTTGGAAGACACCTGGCGACGCAAGTTTTCTGGCCATCTGCCTATTGATGCCAGGGAGCGTGCGAAGCAAGGGCGATTCCTGAGTTATCGCGGGTTTTCGATGGAGATGATCAGTCGCTTGTTGAGCGGTCGAGACATGGACGACTGAATACTTCGTGTGGTGAGGGAGCTTGCTCCCGCCGGGCTGCGAAGCGTCCCCACCCCTCTAAACCACCGCCGATAAAAAAGACCCACTATGAAAATAGTGGGTCTTTTTTTTGCCTTCAAAAAATCACGCTGGCTCCGGCGCCACTCGTTGCTGCGCCTTCCCCTGAGCTTGCGCCCAGTTCTCCGGTAGGTTGATGTAATCCACCAGCTCCCGCAGCCGGCCCTGATCGCGACCATTGAAGTTGAACACCAACCGCGTCAGATGGCTGAACCTCGGCTCATCATGCTCTTCGCCGGTATACGCAAGTTGCTGGAACTCTCCACTTAGCCGCAGGCTGGCGAATTCACCCTGCAAGTGGGCCAATGCCCGATCACTGAGCGGGTGATGCATGCGCACCACAAACTCACGCTTCAACCAGCGGGTGGAGTGGAAGTTGGCATAAAACTGGTTGATCTCTTCCACGGCCTCTTCGGCGCTGTACACCAGGCGTACCAGCTTGAGGTCGGT carries:
- the recA gene encoding recombinase RecA, coding for MDDNKKKALAAALGQIERQFGKGAVMRMGDHDRQAIPAISTGSLGLDIALGIGGLPKGRIVEIYGPESSGKTTLTLSVIAQAQKMGATCAFVDAEHALDPEYAGKLGVNVDDLLVSQPDTGEQALEITDMLVRSNAIDVIVVDSVAALVPKAEIEGEMGDMHVGLQARLMSQALRKITGNIKNANCLVIFINQIRMKIGVMFGSPETTTGGNALKFYASVRLDIRRTGAVKEGDEVVGSETRVKVVKNKVAPPFRQAEFQILYGKGIYLNGEMIDLGVLHGFVEKSGAWYAYNGSKIGQGKANSAKFLADNPDIAATLEKQIRDKLLTAAPDVKAAANREPVEEVEEADTDI
- the recX gene encoding recombination regulator RecX, which translates into the protein MTVVLDTLVAVRRTAMDLLARREHGRVELTRKLRQRGAEPEMIETALDRLTEEGLLSESRYLESFVSYRARSGYGPARIREELSQRGLQRADIDLALRECGINWQAQLEDTWRRKFSGHLPIDARERAKQGRFLSYRGFSMEMISRLLSGRDMDD